In Anaerobacillus sp. CMMVII, a single window of DNA contains:
- a CDS encoding GNAT family N-acetyltransferase, with protein MLRLIDINEENWLEVIFLSTSQGMPAICEEFVASNALSLVQAQFEKTWTTKAIEKDGKIIGFTMYGYAKNQGYYELCRIMIDYKYQGNGYGTEAMNLVITEMKKIEKCKNIYLSTDPENIRGKHLYEKLGFVNTGEFVDEEELYVLSINK; from the coding sequence ATGTTGAGATTAATAGATATTAATGAAGAAAATTGGTTGGAGGTAATTTTTTTATCAACGAGTCAAGGAATGCCTGCAATTTGTGAGGAATTTGTTGCATCTAATGCCCTGTCCTTGGTTCAAGCACAGTTTGAAAAAACATGGACAACAAAAGCAATTGAAAAAGACGGTAAAATTATTGGTTTTACGATGTACGGTTATGCTAAAAACCAAGGTTATTATGAACTTTGTCGAATTATGATTGACTATAAATATCAAGGAAATGGATATGGAACGGAAGCAATGAACCTGGTAATTACGGAAATGAAAAAAATTGAGAAATGTAAAAATATCTATTTATCAACCGATCCAGAAAATATAAGAGGAAAACATTTATACGAGAAATTAGGTTTTGTAAATACTGGAGAATTTGTTGATGAAGAAGAATTATATGTGTTATCCATTAACAAGTAA
- a CDS encoding DUF3052 domain-containing protein produces MEELHPVVKKLQFKDHGQAVLILNPPKAYEEVMTTFQGEVHKEVQNESYDFVQVFGTSNEELQALAQRGASVVKQDGLLWLCYPKKTSKTYKGSNCSRDTVTPLLAAEGYEPVRQIAVDEDWSALRFRKTEQIKTMTRDFAVTSKGKERTEKKQ; encoded by the coding sequence ATGGAAGAGTTACATCCTGTTGTGAAAAAATTGCAATTTAAAGATCATGGACAAGCTGTATTAATCCTCAATCCGCCAAAAGCTTACGAAGAGGTCATGACGACTTTTCAAGGAGAGGTGCACAAGGAAGTTCAAAATGAAAGCTATGATTTCGTTCAAGTATTCGGTACTTCAAATGAGGAGCTTCAAGCTCTCGCACAACGTGGCGCAAGTGTTGTTAAACAAGATGGTCTGCTCTGGCTTTGCTATCCAAAGAAAACCTCAAAAACCTATAAAGGATCAAATTGCAGTCGTGATACGGTTACCCCACTCCTTGCTGCTGAAGGCTACGAGCCTGTTCGGCAAATTGCTGTTGATGAAGATTGGTCCGCATTACGGTTTCGAAAAACAGAACAAATAAAAACTATGACTAGAGATTTTGCTGTTACGTCCAAAGGGAAAGAACGAACTGAAAAAAAGCAATAA
- the sdaAB gene encoding L-serine ammonia-lyase, iron-sulfur-dependent subunit beta, whose protein sequence is MKFRSAFDIIGPVMIGPSSSHTAGAARIGRVARTLFEKQPKKAVISLFGSFAKTYKGHGTDLALVAGLLDFDTFDERIPEALNIAEHAGMEVEFITETAITEHPNTVKINLYDGEKELEIIGISIGGGTIEITEINSFKLKLSGANPAILVIHEDRFGIISSVTSILSRYEINIGHMEVSRKERGDMAIMVIEMDQKIDDGVINELKTIPSVSRVIRMAE, encoded by the coding sequence ATGAAATTTCGATCAGCATTTGATATTATTGGACCGGTCATGATCGGTCCTTCAAGTTCCCATACAGCAGGTGCAGCAAGGATTGGAAGGGTTGCCCGAACGTTATTTGAAAAACAGCCTAAGAAGGCGGTAATCTCTTTGTTCGGTTCGTTTGCAAAAACCTATAAAGGGCATGGTACGGATCTTGCTCTCGTTGCCGGGTTGCTAGACTTTGATACATTTGATGAACGTATCCCAGAGGCATTAAACATCGCTGAACATGCAGGAATGGAAGTTGAATTTATTACTGAAACAGCCATTACTGAACACCCTAATACAGTAAAAATTAACTTGTATGATGGAGAAAAGGAATTAGAGATCATCGGGATTTCGATAGGTGGAGGCACGATTGAAATTACGGAAATCAATTCTTTTAAATTAAAGCTTTCAGGAGCAAATCCAGCAATTTTAGTTATTCATGAAGATCGGTTCGGAATTATTTCGTCTGTAACGAGTATTCTGTCAAGATACGAAATCAATATCGGCCATATGGAAGTCTCTAGGAAAGAACGCGGCGATATGGCGATCATGGTTATCGAAATGGACCAAAAAATAGATGACGGGGTAATAAATGAATTGAAAACTATCCCTAGTGTTAGCCGGGTAATCCGGATGGCAGAATAA
- a CDS encoding helix-turn-helix domain-containing protein, with amino-acid sequence MLEEKGAFLIKGSTEYLATVLGVSKFTIYNYLQKIRTQNEYQLEER; translated from the coding sequence TTGCTAGAGGAAAAAGGAGCATTCTTAATTAAAGGCTCTACAGAGTACTTAGCTACAGTTCTTGGAGTCTCAAAGTTTACAATTTATAATTACCTTCAAAAAATAAGAACCCAAAACGAGTATCAATTGGAAGAGAGATAA
- a CDS encoding pyridoxamine 5'-phosphate oxidase family protein yields MNEQRIKEEVLRILSEHKVGTLSTMKGDQPFARYMIFRNEEFTLYTISSKATEKVQDIYNNCKVHILLGFEGGGFGKPYIDMTAQATIHDDQELKDRFWHDNFRKYLEGPDDPNYIVIRCQPKTIRLINHPELNGPRTITF; encoded by the coding sequence ATGAATGAACAACGCATCAAAGAGGAAGTATTACGAATTTTAAGTGAACATAAGGTTGGAACACTTTCCACAATGAAGGGCGATCAACCATTTGCTCGCTATATGATCTTTCGAAATGAAGAATTTACACTCTATACAATTTCTAGTAAAGCTACCGAAAAGGTTCAAGACATTTATAATAACTGTAAAGTTCATATCCTATTAGGATTTGAAGGCGGAGGCTTTGGTAAGCCCTACATTGATATGACGGCACAGGCTACCATTCATGATGATCAGGAATTAAAAGACCGCTTTTGGCACGATAACTTCCGGAAATATTTAGAAGGTCCTGATGACCCGAATTATATTGTAATCCGTTGTCAACCAAAAACCATTCGCTTAATTAATCATCCTGAACTAAACGGACCTCGTACAATCACCTTTTAA
- a CDS encoding DUF1850 domain-containing protein, with amino-acid sequence MSNVLFKQRTILIIACCLLLSFILLNVSSPHRLLVIEEAKTGKVLWQEEIFASEWFHHEYIHSVEKSIVIEKFKIDDTGQIFAMESWTRSFGAGLPYELKGNLQITDGYYILKDIYEPIEILHMQPSHLHLHTFHFRDEVLVLSEPPYTRTHLKIYSKPLRWYEYIYWSIKS; translated from the coding sequence ATGAGCAATGTCCTCTTCAAACAAAGAACCATCTTAATCATCGCATGCTGCTTACTCCTCTCATTCATTCTATTAAACGTATCAAGCCCTCACAGATTGCTAGTTATTGAAGAAGCAAAGACAGGGAAGGTATTGTGGCAAGAGGAAATTTTTGCTTCGGAATGGTTTCATCACGAGTATATCCATTCGGTGGAAAAATCAATTGTAATCGAAAAATTTAAAATCGATGACACCGGACAAATTTTTGCTATGGAAAGCTGGACAAGGTCATTTGGAGCTGGGTTACCTTATGAATTGAAGGGTAATTTACAAATCACTGATGGGTACTATATTTTAAAGGACATCTATGAACCTATTGAAATTCTTCATATGCAGCCATCACATTTACATTTGCATACCTTTCATTTTCGGGACGAGGTCCTTGTTCTATCTGAACCACCTTATACAAGAACCCACCTAAAAATCTATAGTAAACCTTTGCGATGGTATGAGTATATTTACTGGTCGATCAAGAGTTGA
- a CDS encoding SAM-dependent methyltransferase, giving the protein MKEHYYDKLLNIKTAAEIKGIHKSYHYHRYEPTPYSALEVLFQNYELSSNDRIVDFGSGKGRLNFFIHYLFQAAVIGVEMSEIFHQEALKNKTDYLKRSNKNSNKIQFCNCLAEEYEIQPLENRFYFFNPFSIQVFMKIIHNILESADHSAREIEIVLYYPSEDYIYYLESYTSFKLKREVRLPDLYENNQNERFLIYHLSD; this is encoded by the coding sequence ATGAAAGAACATTATTACGATAAATTACTAAACATTAAAACTGCTGCAGAAATAAAAGGAATCCATAAATCCTATCACTACCACCGCTATGAGCCGACCCCATATAGTGCTCTAGAAGTACTTTTTCAAAACTACGAATTAAGTAGCAATGATCGGATTGTAGATTTCGGCTCAGGTAAAGGGAGACTTAATTTCTTTATTCATTATTTATTTCAGGCTGCAGTTATAGGCGTTGAAATGAGCGAAATCTTTCACCAAGAGGCGCTAAAGAATAAAACGGATTATCTAAAGAGGTCAAATAAAAACAGTAATAAAATTCAGTTTTGCAATTGTTTGGCTGAGGAGTACGAGATACAGCCATTGGAGAATCGCTTTTACTTTTTTAATCCCTTTTCAATTCAGGTTTTCATGAAAATCATTCATAATATTCTAGAGTCTGCCGACCATTCAGCACGTGAAATCGAAATAGTTTTGTATTATCCATCCGAAGACTATATTTATTATTTAGAGAGTTATACCTCTTTCAAATTAAAACGTGAGGTCAGACTCCCTGATTTGTATGAGAATAATCAGAATGAGCGTTTTTTAATCTATCATTTGAGCGATTGA
- the sdaAA gene encoding L-serine ammonia-lyase, iron-sulfur-dependent, subunit alpha: MFRNVAELVELAEKNQVKIAEIMIRQEIEFTGVSREEIIKKMDNNLTVMERAIERGLNGVRSHSGLTGGDAVLMQNYIKSGKSLAGTLLLDAVSKAVATNEVNAAMGIICATPTAGSAGVVPGTLFAVKNQLNPTRQEMIEFLFTAAAFGFVVANNASISGAAGGCQAEVGSASGMAAAAIVELAGGTPQQSAEAMAITLKNMLGLVCDPVAGLVEVPCVKRNAMGASNAITAADMALAGIVSKIPCDEVIGAMYAIGQSMPSSLRETAEGGLAATPTGRRLEEEIFGKPKEKLKDYVLA; this comes from the coding sequence ATGTTTCGAAATGTAGCCGAGCTTGTGGAATTAGCAGAAAAAAATCAGGTTAAAATTGCTGAAATTATGATTCGGCAAGAAATAGAATTTACAGGCGTTTCAAGAGAAGAAATCATAAAAAAGATGGATAACAATCTTACCGTAATGGAGCGAGCGATTGAGCGCGGCTTAAATGGAGTAAGATCTCATTCGGGTCTTACCGGTGGAGATGCCGTTCTAATGCAAAACTATATTAAAAGCGGGAAGAGCTTAGCCGGAACTTTACTGTTGGATGCAGTCAGTAAAGCGGTTGCTACTAATGAAGTAAATGCGGCTATGGGAATTATTTGTGCCACACCAACAGCAGGCTCTGCTGGCGTAGTTCCCGGAACGTTGTTTGCTGTAAAAAACCAATTAAATCCTACAAGACAAGAAATGATTGAATTTTTGTTTACAGCGGCAGCTTTCGGGTTCGTTGTAGCTAATAACGCATCAATCTCTGGCGCGGCTGGAGGATGTCAAGCGGAAGTAGGTTCAGCAAGTGGAATGGCAGCGGCAGCCATTGTTGAGCTAGCTGGTGGTACACCGCAACAGTCAGCGGAGGCAATGGCAATTACTTTGAAAAATATGCTGGGATTAGTTTGTGATCCTGTTGCAGGGTTAGTTGAAGTCCCGTGTGTAAAACGTAATGCAATGGGAGCCTCTAACGCAATAACTGCAGCAGACATGGCGCTTGCGGGGATTGTCAGTAAAATACCTTGTGATGAAGTAATCGGAGCTATGTACGCCATTGGTCAATCAATGCCTTCGTCACTAAGAGAGACGGCAGAAGGTGGACTTGCTGCAACACCAACAGGTAGAAGACTTGAAGAGGAAATTTTCGGTAAACCTAAAGAAAAGCTTAAGGATTATGTATTAGCATAA
- a CDS encoding DUF6407 family protein, translating to MVTLHKFVQDTIESMKDFDPNNRDCLKKVIRIAIDDFKFSSQEKVEELNGQEVLYIASVVEENLLSKIATLANEEEVSVEAVYEGHVVRKY from the coding sequence ATGGTGACATTACACAAATTTGTTCAGGATACAATCGAAAGCATGAAAGATTTTGATCCGAATAACCGTGATTGCCTTAAAAAAGTAATTAGAATCGCAATTGATGATTTTAAATTTTCTTCGCAGGAAAAAGTTGAAGAACTAAACGGTCAAGAGGTTTTATATATAGCATCTGTTGTCGAAGAAAACTTACTTTCTAAAATCGCTACATTAGCTAACGAAGAAGAAGTATCAGTAGAAGCTGTCTACGAAGGACATGTGGTCAGAAAATATTAG
- a CDS encoding PTS sugar transporter subunit IIC has protein sequence MDILKGTALLLLVLGLFSLFSFKAPKGMKAMGALAGAAVAAFLVEAFQLYVGGDLLGFAFLGEVGEAAGGMGGVAAAALVALAVGVSPVYALLLGVSVAGLGLLPGFIAGYVVAFLVKQIEKKVPGGLDLIVIIIVCAPLVRFIAVSMKPVVDATLLNIGGIITETATSNPILMGIILGGVITVVATAPLSSMALTAMLGLTGVPMAIGALAVFGSSFMNYVLFDRMKFGDRKTTISVAIEPLTQAHIISANPIPVYVTNFIGGAGAGVIVATSGLINNASGTATPIAGLAVMYGFNDPMKVTIIALSCALIGTASGFLGSYLFRNYKIKTVDQLKKADDKDVVIEDTQKVAV, from the coding sequence ATGGATATTTTAAAAGGAACAGCACTATTATTATTGGTATTAGGACTATTTTCATTATTTAGCTTTAAAGCACCTAAAGGAATGAAAGCCATGGGAGCGCTAGCGGGTGCAGCAGTTGCTGCCTTCTTAGTTGAGGCGTTTCAGCTTTATGTAGGTGGAGATTTATTAGGTTTTGCATTTCTAGGCGAAGTAGGAGAAGCTGCAGGAGGTATGGGTGGAGTTGCCGCCGCAGCGCTTGTTGCTCTTGCTGTAGGTGTATCACCTGTATACGCACTGTTACTTGGGGTTTCTGTTGCAGGACTAGGTTTATTACCAGGTTTTATTGCCGGATATGTAGTAGCATTTCTAGTAAAACAAATTGAGAAAAAAGTACCTGGTGGACTTGATCTTATTGTTATTATTATCGTTTGTGCACCACTTGTTCGTTTTATCGCAGTAAGTATGAAACCGGTTGTGGACGCAACATTATTAAACATTGGTGGAATTATTACAGAAACAGCTACAAGCAATCCTATTTTAATGGGAATTATTCTTGGTGGAGTAATTACGGTAGTAGCTACAGCGCCTTTAAGTTCAATGGCCTTAACGGCGATGCTCGGTTTAACAGGAGTACCTATGGCTATTGGAGCTTTAGCAGTTTTCGGATCATCATTTATGAACTATGTGTTATTCGATCGTATGAAGTTTGGAGATAGAAAGACAACGATTTCTGTGGCTATTGAGCCATTAACACAGGCCCACATCATATCTGCGAATCCAATTCCAGTTTATGTTACGAACTTTATTGGTGGAGCAGGAGCGGGTGTTATTGTTGCTACGTCAGGATTAATTAATAATGCATCTGGAACAGCTACACCAATTGCAGGTCTAGCAGTAATGTACGGTTTTAATGATCCTATGAAAGTTACGATTATTGCATTATCGTGTGCTCTAATTGGTACAGCGAGTGGTTTCTTAGGTTCATATCTTTTTAGGAATTATAAAATTAAAACTGTTGACCAATTAAAAAAAGCTGATGATAAAGATGTTGTAATCGAAGATACCCAAAAGGTTGCTGTATAA
- a CDS encoding transcriptional regulator, whose amino-acid sequence MQGNNAPLFNLAIRTADMLVKMFGDHCEVAVHDFSDLKRSLVHLAGNVTGRRIGSPITDLVLTELRKHPSEIEDIPNYKTQSGKGITMKSSTVFLRDHNDHVIGALCINYDISLMMQFGAEIQEFINFDDSETKSENFYSTVQDVIQNMVDQVLVGFKKAPSVLSLEEK is encoded by the coding sequence GTGCAAGGTAACAATGCGCCATTATTTAATCTAGCAATTCGAACAGCAGACATGCTTGTGAAGATGTTTGGAGATCACTGTGAAGTCGCAGTTCATGATTTTTCTGATTTAAAAAGGTCTTTAGTTCATTTAGCTGGGAATGTTACCGGTAGAAGAATAGGGTCTCCAATAACTGATCTTGTTTTGACGGAGCTAAGGAAACATCCATCTGAAATCGAGGATATACCAAACTATAAAACTCAATCAGGTAAAGGTATAACGATGAAGTCATCGACTGTTTTTCTGCGTGATCACAATGATCATGTAATAGGTGCACTTTGTATCAATTATGATATTTCGTTGATGATGCAATTCGGGGCAGAAATACAAGAGTTTATTAATTTTGATGACAGCGAAACAAAATCTGAGAATTTTTATTCGACGGTACAGGATGTCATTCAAAATATGGTTGATCAAGTTTTGGTAGGTTTTAAGAAGGCACCGTCAGTACTGAGCCTTGAAGAAAAATAG
- a CDS encoding fatty acid desaturase: MSQAKISQLKKEMAPYEKIDTKASIIQIVNTLLPLVILWYGTYLSLSVSYWLTIPLIVLTSGFLVRTFILFHDCCHQSFFKSKLANDILGTITGVLTLVPYRQWKHTHTVHHATSGNLDKRGTGDMWLLTVEEYNASSMWRRLCYRVYRHPFFMLVIGPIAVFLLEYRFNRKGAKKKERMNLYLTNVLIVALYTGLSLAIGWQAFLMIQGPVFLLSGLLGIWLFYVQHQFEDSYFENEEEWSYIQAAVEGSSYYKLPKVLQWITGNIGFHHVHHLSPRVPNYNLEKAHNASQDLKKATTITISKSFESLNFRLWDEKNKRFLSFKELKQYVDKPAEKHKVELARKTN; the protein is encoded by the coding sequence ATGAGTCAAGCAAAAATATCTCAACTGAAAAAAGAAATGGCCCCTTATGAAAAGATTGATACAAAGGCCAGTATCATTCAAATAGTAAATACACTATTACCATTGGTGATCCTTTGGTACGGAACCTACCTGAGTTTGTCTGTGTCTTATTGGCTTACAATTCCTTTAATCGTGTTAACTTCTGGCTTTTTAGTACGCACGTTTATTTTGTTTCACGATTGCTGTCATCAATCGTTCTTTAAGAGCAAATTAGCCAATGATATTTTAGGTACTATAACTGGAGTACTTACACTTGTTCCTTACCGTCAATGGAAGCATACTCATACGGTTCACCATGCGACAAGTGGAAATTTAGATAAGCGTGGAACAGGAGACATGTGGTTACTTACTGTCGAAGAATATAATGCTTCATCGATGTGGCGCCGCCTATGTTATCGTGTATATCGCCATCCATTCTTTATGCTTGTGATTGGACCGATTGCTGTGTTCTTACTTGAATATCGTTTTAATCGTAAGGGAGCAAAAAAGAAAGAACGAATGAACTTGTACCTCACCAACGTTTTGATCGTGGCATTATATACGGGCTTAAGCTTAGCAATTGGTTGGCAAGCGTTTCTGATGATCCAGGGACCAGTCTTCTTGTTATCAGGTCTTCTAGGGATTTGGTTATTCTATGTTCAGCATCAGTTTGAAGACTCTTATTTTGAAAATGAAGAAGAGTGGAGCTACATCCAAGCAGCGGTTGAAGGTAGTTCTTATTATAAGCTTCCAAAGGTGCTGCAATGGATCACTGGAAATATTGGGTTTCACCATGTACATCATTTAAGCCCAAGAGTGCCAAATTATAATTTAGAAAAAGCTCATAATGCTTCACAGGATCTAAAAAAAGCAACAACAATTACAATTAGTAAAAGTTTCGAATCGTTAAACTTCAGACTATGGGATGAAAAAAATAAACGCTTTCTTAGCTTTAAAGAATTAAAGCAATATGTAGATAAACCAGCAGAAAAACACAAAGTAGAACTTGCCCGAAAAACGAATTAG
- a CDS encoding response regulator transcription factor — translation MIRIVIAEDQKMLLGALAALLDLEDDMTVVGRAGNGEEAVKLVHLHNPDICIMDIEMPGKSGLEAAEELKGFGCKVIILTTFARPGFFERALKAGVNGYMLKDSPSDDLASAIRSVMEGKRIYASELVDEVYSEENPLTERESEVLLLMSEGKSTKEIAGTLFITTGTVRNYISSILDKLDVSNRIEAITRFKEKGWFK, via the coding sequence ATGATACGAATTGTCATTGCCGAAGATCAAAAAATGTTGTTAGGAGCCCTTGCCGCGTTACTAGATCTTGAAGATGATATGACTGTGGTTGGTCGAGCTGGCAACGGCGAAGAAGCGGTCAAATTAGTTCACCTTCACAATCCGGACATTTGTATTATGGATATAGAAATGCCTGGGAAAAGCGGTCTTGAAGCAGCTGAGGAACTAAAAGGTTTTGGCTGTAAGGTCATTATTTTAACTACTTTTGCTCGTCCAGGATTTTTTGAAAGAGCCTTAAAAGCAGGGGTAAATGGATACATGTTAAAGGATAGCCCAAGTGATGATTTAGCGAGTGCCATTCGCAGTGTTATGGAAGGAAAGCGTATTTATGCATCAGAATTGGTTGATGAGGTTTATAGTGAGGAAAACCCCCTTACCGAACGAGAAAGTGAAGTTCTATTGTTAATGTCAGAGGGCAAGAGCACGAAGGAAATTGCTGGTACGCTTTTTATTACCACTGGAACGGTAAGGAATTATATTTCCTCAATCTTGGATAAGTTAGACGTGAGTAACCGAATTGAAGCAATTACTAGATTCAAAGAAAAAGGTTGGTTTAAATAA
- a CDS encoding TAXI family TRAP transporter solute-binding subunit: MKKYSLLLALVLAVSMVLAACGGSDSKDGEWVKDVTVLTGGEQGVYFPLGGAMARIISEKVDGVTATGVTSGASVVNSNDINDGKAELGLVQNDIAFYAHEGSHMFEAVTNNFYGIATLYPEVVQIVTSADSGIVTVDDLRGKRVAVGDQGSGSEANAKQILEAHGITYDDLNIEFMSFGDAAGGIQDGNVDAAFITAGTPTGAIEALKASREIRIVSITPEKIKVLTDTYPYYTHFDLPSDVYGTSSDATTVAVQAMVIVSKTLPEDQVYEITKAIFENLDIIEATHARGKDITLDTALDGMSIELHPGAKRYFDEAK, encoded by the coding sequence TTGAAAAAGTATAGTTTGTTGTTGGCTTTAGTACTAGCAGTCTCTATGGTACTAGCTGCCTGTGGTGGTTCGGACTCGAAAGACGGTGAGTGGGTCAAGGATGTAACGGTTTTAACTGGTGGGGAGCAAGGAGTTTATTTTCCACTTGGTGGGGCAATGGCCCGAATTATTTCTGAAAAAGTTGATGGGGTAACTGCAACCGGGGTAACTAGTGGGGCTTCTGTTGTTAATAGTAATGATATTAACGATGGTAAAGCTGAACTAGGTTTAGTACAAAATGATATTGCGTTTTACGCTCATGAAGGTTCTCATATGTTTGAGGCTGTGACAAACAACTTCTATGGAATTGCAACTCTTTATCCAGAGGTTGTTCAGATTGTCACATCAGCTGATAGTGGCATCGTAACAGTAGATGATTTAAGAGGAAAGCGTGTCGCGGTTGGTGACCAAGGCTCTGGGTCAGAGGCCAATGCGAAGCAAATTCTTGAAGCGCACGGAATTACTTATGATGATTTAAATATTGAGTTTATGAGTTTCGGAGACGCTGCTGGTGGTATTCAAGATGGAAACGTTGATGCAGCATTTATCACAGCTGGTACACCAACAGGGGCAATTGAAGCTTTAAAAGCTAGCCGAGAAATTAGAATCGTAAGTATTACTCCAGAAAAAATTAAGGTGTTAACTGATACTTATCCATACTATACACATTTTGATCTTCCAAGCGATGTTTATGGTACGAGTAGCGATGCGACAACAGTAGCGGTTCAAGCGATGGTTATTGTTAGCAAAACGTTACCAGAAGATCAAGTATATGAAATTACAAAAGCTATTTTTGAGAACTTAGATATCATTGAAGCAACACATGCCCGTGGGAAAGACATTACACTAGACACCGCTTTAGATGGAATGTCAATTGAGCTTCACCCAGGAGCAAAACGTTATTTTGATGAAGCGAAGTAA
- a CDS encoding MGMT family protein, with protein sequence MTPFTEKVIEIIRMIPEGRVMTYGQIAGLAGSPRAARQVVRILHSMSKKHNLPWHRVINAKGQIALQDEESYHEQLMNLEMEGVEIGFNGVIDLVKYQWKP encoded by the coding sequence GTGACACCTTTTACTGAAAAAGTGATTGAGATTATTCGAATGATTCCTGAAGGAAGGGTCATGACCTATGGACAGATTGCTGGGCTCGCAGGAAGTCCCCGGGCTGCCCGCCAAGTGGTTCGAATCCTTCATTCGATGAGCAAAAAGCATAACCTTCCATGGCATCGGGTCATTAACGCTAAGGGACAGATCGCCCTTCAAGATGAGGAGTCCTACCATGAGCAATTGATGAACTTGGAAATGGAAGGGGTGGAAATTGGCTTTAATGGAGTTATCGATTTAGTAAAATATCAATGGAAACCGTAA
- a CDS encoding sensor histidine kinase, producing the protein MKTLHQKVRENTGLNPYVWIVFYILPFYFIFQSSSTPQVVLGVIMIIGFLICYVLSFTSRGWLIYVGTGIQIAISTTMSLLFGYIYFFLFLAFFIGNLKNKIAFVVFYIILLISTFGTIYFGFVTEHSRVLITQLPFVILSIIAVILLPVSTYDKNKEDALQGELDDAYKRISELVKLEERQRISRDLHDTLGQKLSLIGLKSDLAGKLISKNPDKARIEIKDVQKTARIALKEVREMVTQMRGTKLEDEVYRVAQILKAAEIEFGVEGNPKLLNTSLIAENVVSMCIKEAVNNVVKHSNASKCTLIIEQMNTELVVKVKDNGVGIGNSLQNMTGNGLQGMKERLEFVNGSLDITSDHGTTIIFKVPNVFKQKEEEV; encoded by the coding sequence ATGAAAACTTTGCATCAAAAGGTTCGAGAAAACACAGGGCTGAATCCCTATGTTTGGATCGTCTTTTATATCCTCCCCTTTTACTTTATTTTTCAATCATCCTCAACGCCTCAAGTGGTACTTGGGGTCATTATGATTATCGGGTTTCTTATCTGTTATGTGCTGTCCTTTACATCTAGAGGATGGCTTATCTATGTAGGGACCGGTATTCAAATAGCGATTTCGACGACGATGAGCTTACTATTTGGTTATATATACTTTTTTCTGTTTTTAGCTTTCTTTATTGGGAATTTAAAAAATAAAATTGCTTTCGTTGTTTTTTATATCATTTTGCTTATTAGTACCTTTGGGACGATTTATTTTGGTTTTGTAACAGAACATTCGCGAGTGTTAATTACTCAATTGCCGTTTGTAATCCTTAGCATTATTGCAGTGATCCTCTTACCAGTTAGTACTTACGATAAAAATAAAGAGGATGCATTACAAGGAGAGTTAGATGATGCCTATAAACGAATTTCCGAACTAGTGAAGCTAGAAGAACGACAACGGATTTCGCGTGATCTTCATGACACACTTGGCCAAAAACTATCGTTGATTGGATTAAAGAGCGACCTCGCTGGGAAATTAATCAGTAAAAATCCAGATAAAGCTCGGATTGAGATTAAGGATGTTCAGAAAACAGCTCGGATCGCTTTAAAAGAAGTCCGTGAAATGGTTACCCAAATGCGAGGAACGAAACTAGAAGATGAAGTTTATCGAGTCGCACAAATATTAAAAGCAGCAGAAATTGAGTTTGGTGTTGAGGGAAATCCGAAGCTCTTAAATACATCACTGATAGCCGAAAATGTAGTCAGTATGTGCATTAAAGAAGCAGTGAACAATGTTGTAAAACATAGTAATGCTTCAAAATGTACACTCATTATTGAGCAAATGAATACGGAGTTAGTGGTGAAGGTGAAGGACAATGGTGTGGGGATCGGGAATTCGCTTCAGAATATGACTGGTAACGGGTTACAAGGTATGAAAGAACGCCTTGAGTTTGTGAATGGTAGTTTAGACATTACTTCTGACCATGGTACAACAATCATATTTAAAGTTCCAAATGTCTTTAAACAAAAGGAAGAGGAGGTGTAG